A portion of the Paenibacillus hamazuiensis genome contains these proteins:
- a CDS encoding tagaturonate epimerase family protein produces the protein MSKYESIAQAIQNGTVSAAAVNGVKVYEKSLDEAAGTKLLMIKDGYTKYLIAVGEGSLYSELQGNAQGGYKVCPLSHENRLVLNKYFPYTAPQAFGTQIATIGLGDRLGLASPGHIQTVRGKNVRPILAQQSIRELNLTGRNYKEVVDAAAYAVFQEGYKDGYGADGDHLKVEADIQMSLDLGFTMLTLDCSEKIDNTVDGTTREAQAAKYAQLPESVRSHYESRYLDKTFEAAGTKFTFDKATLIENVLIYGAAIDFMEHVYNTYIKTAPRAVDFEISIDETATPTAPESHFFVAKELYSRGLEIYSMAPRFCGEFQKGIDYIGDIAQFEKELKIHAGLADEFGYKLSIHSGSDKFSVFQLIGEYTKGRFHVKTAGTNWLEAMRTVARVNPSLYRKMHQYALEHYEEATAYYHVNGTPDKVKPLDQVSDADLPTYMDEENARQVIHITYGILLQAKDAQGNSLFKDEFYRTLSDHEEEYSQALIKHIGKHLELLGK, from the coding sequence ATGAGCAAGTATGAATCGATCGCACAGGCGATCCAAAATGGAACCGTTTCCGCTGCGGCGGTAAATGGCGTCAAGGTATATGAAAAATCGCTCGACGAAGCGGCCGGCACGAAACTTCTTATGATCAAAGACGGCTACACGAAATATTTGATCGCCGTTGGCGAAGGAAGCTTGTACAGCGAACTGCAAGGAAACGCCCAAGGCGGGTACAAAGTATGTCCGCTGTCGCATGAAAACCGCCTTGTGCTCAACAAATATTTCCCATATACGGCGCCTCAGGCGTTCGGAACGCAAATCGCCACGATCGGTCTCGGCGACCGTCTCGGTCTTGCATCTCCCGGACATATCCAAACGGTGCGCGGCAAAAACGTTCGTCCGATTCTGGCCCAGCAAAGCATCCGCGAGCTGAACCTGACCGGCCGCAACTATAAAGAAGTTGTCGACGCCGCCGCTTACGCCGTGTTCCAGGAAGGCTACAAGGACGGCTACGGCGCAGACGGCGACCACTTGAAGGTCGAAGCAGACATCCAAATGTCGCTTGACTTGGGCTTTACGATGCTGACGCTGGACTGCTCGGAAAAAATCGACAATACCGTGGACGGAACTACGCGTGAGGCTCAAGCGGCCAAATATGCGCAGCTGCCCGAATCCGTCCGCAGCCACTACGAAAGCCGTTACCTGGACAAAACGTTCGAGGCTGCCGGCACGAAGTTCACTTTCGACAAGGCGACGCTAATCGAAAACGTGCTGATCTATGGCGCAGCGATCGATTTTATGGAGCACGTGTACAATACGTATATCAAGACGGCTCCGCGCGCGGTGGACTTTGAAATCTCCATCGACGAAACGGCTACGCCGACCGCTCCGGAATCCCATTTCTTCGTGGCGAAGGAGCTGTACAGCCGCGGTCTGGAAATTTACAGCATGGCGCCGAGATTTTGCGGCGAGTTCCAGAAGGGCATCGACTACATCGGCGATATCGCGCAGTTCGAGAAGGAGCTCAAAATCCATGCCGGCCTGGCCGACGAGTTCGGCTACAAGCTGAGCATCCACTCCGGCAGCGACAAGTTCAGCGTATTCCAGCTGATCGGCGAATATACGAAGGGTCGCTTCCACGTGAAAACTGCCGGCACGAACTGGCTTGAGGCGATGCGTACGGTTGCGAGAGTGAATCCTTCCTTGTACCGCAAAATGCACCAATATGCGCTTGAGCATTACGAGGAAGCGACGGCTTACTACCATGTCAACGGTACGCCGGACAAGGTGAAACCTCTGGATCAAGTGTCCGATGCGGACCTGCCGACGTACATGGACGAGGAAAACGCCCGCCAAGTTATTCACATCACTTACGGCATTTTGCTGCAGGCGAAAGACGCGCAAGGCAACTCGCTGTTCAAGGACGAGTTCTACCGCACGCTTAGCGATCACGAGGAAGAGTACAGTCAGGCGCTTATCAAACACATCGGCAAACACCTCGAGCTGCTCGGCAAGTAA